The Mesorhizobium sp. M1D.F.Ca.ET.043.01.1.1 genome contains a region encoding:
- a CDS encoding branched-chain amino acid ABC transporter permease, with amino-acid sequence MTRNRNMKIASVAAFLAIVFVAVPVAISASGRTDLYYTLTSVALLSIASAGVWLTFYIGRINIGQGAYALMGGYVSAILVTNHGWSFWLTLPVAGLFCAAASVLIGLPILRLRGVYFAMVTLTLTEVARLLALALPITNGAKGIVSIPLPGALSVFGLTIIPDFATLQNSRLAFYLLAVTLMVVCFGVMYRLVHSRIGKLCQSLQQNEELASSIGVNIAYLRVIAYAVSSFFGGVAGAIFAAISQSIYPSSFTVTDSVNFMLNCFLGGLGYVFGPMLGTLVLYFGWDLLFQTGEFQLLIYSGLMIVLMLVLPNGLLSLTTSTGKKA; translated from the coding sequence ATGACCCGCAATCGCAACATGAAGATCGCTTCGGTCGCAGCCTTCCTGGCGATCGTCTTCGTCGCCGTGCCGGTCGCGATCTCGGCAAGCGGCCGCACCGACCTCTATTACACCCTGACCTCCGTGGCATTGCTCAGCATCGCCAGCGCCGGCGTCTGGCTCACCTTCTACATCGGCCGCATCAACATCGGCCAGGGCGCCTATGCGCTGATGGGCGGCTATGTCTCGGCCATACTGGTGACGAACCACGGCTGGTCGTTCTGGCTGACGCTGCCCGTCGCCGGTCTCTTCTGCGCCGCCGCGAGCGTGCTGATCGGCCTGCCGATCCTGCGCCTGCGCGGCGTCTATTTCGCAATGGTGACGCTGACGCTGACCGAGGTCGCGCGCCTGCTCGCGCTGGCGCTGCCGATCACCAACGGCGCCAAGGGCATCGTCAGCATCCCGCTGCCCGGCGCGCTGTCGGTGTTCGGCCTGACGATCATCCCTGATTTCGCCACGCTGCAGAATTCGCGGCTCGCCTTCTATTTGCTGGCGGTCACGCTGATGGTGGTGTGCTTCGGCGTGATGTATCGGCTGGTCCATTCGCGCATCGGCAAGCTTTGTCAGTCGCTGCAGCAGAACGAGGAGCTTGCCTCCTCGATCGGCGTCAACATCGCCTATCTGCGCGTCATCGCCTATGCCGTCTCCTCCTTCTTCGGCGGTGTCGCCGGCGCCATCTTTGCCGCCATTTCGCAATCGATCTATCCGTCGAGCTTCACGGTCACCGATTCCGTCAACTTCATGCTGAACTGCTTCCTTGGCGGCCTTGGCTACGTGTTCGGGCCGATGCTGGGCACGCTGGTGCTCTATTTCGGCTGGGACCTGTTGTTCCAGACCGGCGAGTTCCAGCTCCTGATCTATTCCGGCCTGATGATCGTCCTGATGCTGGTGCTGCCCAACGGCCTGCTCAGCCTCACGACTTCAACCGGCAAGAAGGCTTGA